From Mus pahari chromosome 20, PAHARI_EIJ_v1.1, whole genome shotgun sequence, the proteins below share one genomic window:
- the Tle7 gene encoding transducin-like enhancer protein 7: MAATFLRCGSHPLSAAEIPPTLRPSPASRKPPSTAHCAKCLLWRPPGPPRRDSQPVTEMHSMTQQQWNPQAQDASGLQSMWFSEAEPEGGTGSRFQPGDMTGHFSSSSLPNREVWSFLKAIPPIPDEAVVKRKSPRSSWRVGTLRHGKRVNAIAISSAPCHVYTCGSGYIRVWDEDALHASDRAPQAQLDFQDPRNRVLACKLFPNEQSLITGGMARGLTLWDLAPTPQIRAQMASTGSICYSLALSSDAHLCLASFKGFVEIWDVQNQILIRKHEVPPYASRCVDITGFKFWTGGEDTTLYSWDLRSYQKLQQYNLCHEILSITHDPSEEWVLAGLKMSDIVILHAHREEKYKAVVQRYTQHHNLKFASCGTYFMATLDEVIHCLAAPSLRRLFQAEECYDILCCDVSPDSRYLVTGSKDRATVYQLSY; the protein is encoded by the exons ATGGCTGCCACGTTCTTGAGGTGTGGCTCCCACCCCCTATCGGCCGCGGAAATCCCACCCACCCTCCGTCCAAGCCCAGCCTCCAGGAAGCCTCCTTCAACTGCACACTGCGCCAAGTGTCTCCTGTGGCGGCCCCCGGGTCCCCCACGCAGAGACTCGCAGCCAGTCACG GAGATGCACAGTATGACCCAGCAGCAGTGGAACCCTCAGGCCCAGGATGCATCTGGGCTCCAGTCCATGTGGTTTTCAGAGGCAGAACCAGAAGGAGGAACCGGCTCAAG ATTCCAACCAGGAGACATGACTG GCCACTTCTCTTCTTCATCCTTGCCCAACAGAGAAGTCTGGTCATTCCTCAAAGCCATT cctcccattcCGGATGAGGCAGTGGTCAAGCGGAAGTCCCCACGTAGTTCCTGGAGAGTCGGAACTCTCCGCCACGGGAAGCGAGTCAACGCCATTGCCATCAGCAGTGCTCCCTGCCACGTGTACACATGTGGCAGTGGCTATATCAGGGTGTGGGATGAAGATGCGCTGCATGCCTCAGACAGGGCACCTCAGGCCCAGCTGGACTTTCAG GACCCTCGGAATCGTGTCCTCGCATGCAAGCTGTTCCCCAATGAGCAGAGTCTCATCACAGGGGGAATGGCCAGGGGTCTGACTCTCTGGGACCTGGCACCCACCCCCCAAATCAGGGCTCAGATGGCTTCCACGGGTTCCATATGCTACTCCTTGGCCCTTTCCTCTGATGCTCACCTCTGCTTGGCTTCTTTCAAAGGATTTGTGGAGATTTGGGATGTGCAGAACCAAATCTTGATCAG GAAACACGAAGTCCCTCCCTATGCGTCCCGGTGCGTGGATATCACAGGCTTTAAGTTCTGGACAGGTGGTGAAGACACCACCCTATATTCCTGGGACCTGAGGAGCTACCAGAAGCTTCAGCAATACAACCTATGCCACGAG ATACTGAGCATCACACATGACCCCAGTGAGGAGTGGGTGCTAGCCGGCTTGAAGATGAGCGACATCGTCATCTTGCATGCTCACCGGGAGGAGAAGTATAAAGCTGTTGTCCAAAGATACACACAACATCACAACCTCAAGTTCGCCTCTTGCG GGACCTATTTTATGGCCACACTGGATGAGGTGATCCACTGCCTAGCCGCACCCTCTCTAAGAAGGTTGTTCCAG GCAGAGGAATGCTATGACATCCTGTGCTGTGACGTGTCCCCTGATAGTCGGTATCTGGTCACGGGTTCCAAGGACAGGGCCACGGTGTATCAGCTCTCATACTGA